The Oleispira antarctica RB-8 genome contains the following window.
ATCGCCTAAATGGCTTGTTGATGCTAGAACATTGCCGCCAAAGCTACTGAAGAAATTAACGGCTTTAGCGCCGATAGCGCAGAAGTCAGCTTCTACACCTTTTTCTTTCCAAGCTTTAACATCTTTTACGAGGTGTTTGAACGCATTGTTGTTCAAGCCACCACAAAGGCCTCGGTCGGAAGACACCACGATATAGCCAACACGCTTAACTTCGCGGTCTTGCAAATAACGGTGACGGTACTCAGAGGTTGCATTAGCCAAGTGACCAATCACAACACGGATACGATCCGCGTATGGACGACCATGGGCCATACGAGCCTGAGCACGACGCATCTTACTTACAGCAACTTTTTCCATTGCTGAGGTAATTTTCTGCGTACTTTGTACACTCGAAATTTGCTCTTTAATCTCTTTGCCGACTGCCATAAAAGCTGCCTCATTAACGTTAAATTTAAAGCCGAACTATAAATAGTCCGACTTCAGCTCACAAAATTACCAGGCTTGAGTAGACTTGAATTTCTCAACTAACTCTTTAAGACTTGCAGCAATATCTTTGCTGTAGTCGCCTTTAACATTGATCTGAGCCATTAAATCAGCGAATTCGCTGTTAGCGTAAGAGATCAATGCGGCTTCAAAATCACCAATTTTGTTTACTTCAACGTCGTCTAGGAAGCCTTCAGTAGCAGCAAAAATCGACAGACCCATTTCACCAGTAGACATAGGTGCATATTGCTTCTGCTTCATTAACTCTGTAACGCGCTGACCGAACTCAAGTTGAGCACGAGTAGCATCGTCAAGGTCAGAAGCAAACTGAGCAAATGCTGCTAGTTCACGGTACTGAGCCAAAGCAAGACGAATACCACCGCCTAACTTCTTAATAATCTTTGTTTGCGCTGCACCACCAACACGAGAAACAGAAACACCGGCGTTCATCGCTGGACGAATACCAGAGTTGAACAGGCTTGTTTCAAGGAAGATCTGACCATCAGTAATCGAAATTACGTTAGTCGGTACGAAAGCAGAAACGTCTCCGCCCTGTGTTTCGATGATAGGAAGAGCGGTTAAAGAACCGGTTTTTCCTTCAACGCCACTAATTCTCTCAACGTACGTAGGATTTACACGACATGCGCGTTCCAATAGACGCGAGTGAAGATAGAAAACATCACCAGGGTATGCTTCACGACCCGGAGGACGTTTCAACAATAGAGATATCTGACGATAAGCCCAAGCTTGCTTGGTTAAATCATCATATACGATCAAGGCGTCTTCGCCTTGATCTAGGAAGTATTCACCCATCGCACAACCAGAGTACGGTGCAAGATACAGCATAGATGCTGGATCAGACGCGCCTGCGGCTACGATAATAGTGTGTTCCATCGCGCCGTGCTCTTCTAACTTACGAACAACGTTCGCGATAGAAGATTGCTTCTGGCCGATTGCAACATATACACATTTAACACCGGTGCCTTTCTGGTTAATAATGGCGTCGATAGCCATTGCAGATTTACCAGTCTGACGGTCACCAATGATCAGCTCGCGCTGACCACGGCCAACCGGCACCATGGAATCTACAGATTTATAACCAGTTTCAAGCGGCTGATCTACGCCTTGACGTGAAATTACACCAGGTGCAACACGTTCAACAGGAGCAGTTCTTTTCGCTTCAATCGGACCTTTACCGTCAATTGGAGTACCCAGTGCGTCTACAACGCGGCCAAGCAAAGCTTCGCCTACTGGTACTTCAAGAATACGGCCGGTACATTTGGCAGTTTGGCCTTCTGCGATGCTTTTGTAGTCACCTAGGACTACAGCACCTACAGAGTCACGCTCTAAGTTAAGCGCAAGACCGTATATACCGCCTTCAAATTCTATCATCTCACCGTACATTACGTCGGCAAGACCATGGATACGAACGATACCGTCAAATACTGATACAACGGTGCCCTCATTCTGGGCTTGGGAAGTAACATCGAGGTTATCGATGCGCTTCTTAATGATTTCGCTGATCTCAGATGGATTCAGTTGCTGCATGCTCATCCCTCAACTAGGTGTCCATTGCTTCGGCTAGCTTGGCTAGCTTACCGCGAACAGATCCGTCGATGACTAAGTCTCCAGCACGAATAATAGCGCCGCCAACCAATGAAAGGTCAACCTCGCCTGTTAAACGTACGTCGCACTGTAATTTATTTTTCAGTGCTAGAGACAATGTTTCTTGTTGTGCGTCTGTTAGTTCAAAAGCAGAGGTTACAGTCACGTCAATTGCGTGTTCCTGTGCTGCTTTTAATTCTTCAAAGGCTTCAACAATTTCTGGTAACAAAGTTAGACGTTTATTTTCGCCTAGAATCATCAGGAAATTTTTTCCTGCCTGATTTAACTTGTCACCGCACAAGTCGGTTAATGCCGTAGCTTGTTGCTTAGCAGTAAGAGACGGATGTACTAGTATTTTAGCGACCGAGTCATCGGCTGCGAACTGAGTCGCAGTCGATAACATGTCAGACCATTGTACTAATGCATTCTGTTCTACTGCTTCAGCAAAAGCTGCTTTGGCATAAGGCCGCGCAAGAGTGGTTAATTCAGCCATGGCTTCCTCGCTTAAAGCTCGTTAGCCAACTGATCAAGCAATTCGCTATGAGCTGCTTCATCAACTGATTTTGCCAAGATTTTAGATGCGCCAGCCACTGCAAGAGCAGAAACCTGTTTACGCAATCCTTCTTTAGCACGATTCACATCTTGCTCAATTTCAGCTTGAGCTGCAGCTTGCAAACGAGAACCTTCTTCACGAGCAGCGTCTTTCGCTTCATCGATAATCTGGTTAGCGCGCTTGTTAGCCTGCTCAATAATTTCTGCGGCTTTCTCTTTGCTTTCGCGTAACTGGTCGCCTGCTTTTTGTTGAGCAAGTTCCAGGTCACGAGTAGCGCGATTAGCGGCATCAAGGCCATCAGCAATTTTCTTTTCACGAGCAGCCATAGCACCGATAAGGTGCGGCCACACAAACTTCATGCAAAACGCCACGAAGATCGCGAAAGTAATGATCTGGCCGATCAAAGTTGCATTAATGTTCATGCCAGAGCCCTCTTAAATAAAATGAAATTAGGCTTTGGTAAACATTAAGAACAAACCAAGACCAACACCGATCATTGGAACTGCATCCAATAGACCTGCGATTAGGAACATTTTACCTTGTAGCATAGGACCAAGCTCTGGTTGACGAGCTGTTCCTTCAAGAAGGCGTCCGCCAAGTAAACCAAAACCGATAGCAGTACCAAGGGCACCGAAACCAATCATTAGGGCTGCTGCGATATAAACTAGACCTGCGTCCATAATTATCTCCAATTGTATTGAAAGTTAGTGAGTAAAAAGGTTAAAAAATTAATGATCTTCGTGCGCCATGCTCAAATACACGATGGTTAACATCATGAAAATGAACGCTTGCAGTGTGATCACTAGAATATGGAATACTGCCCAAGCCCATTGTAAGACACCACCCAATAGAGCCAACGCTATACCGCCAGAGAACATTAATGCGATTAAGATGAAGATCATCTCCCCTGCATACATGTTTCCGAACAAACGAAGAGCTAGTGAGATAGGCTTAGCCAGTAGAGCAACAGATTCCAAGAAGAAGTTCACAGGAATAAATAATGCCTGAATGAACATGTTTTTCGAGTTAAACGGATGAAGCGTTAACTCGCCAACAAAGCCAGTAATGCCTTTGATTTTGATGCTGTAGAAGATCATTAGTACGAATACAGTGATCGACATACCTAAAGTAATGTTTACATCAGTAGAAGGGACAACCTTCATGAAGTGAACACCGAATGCTCCAAAGATAGTCGGTAGAACGTCAACCGGAATCAAATCCATTGCGTTCATCATGAATACCCAAGCGAAGATAGTCAGCGCTAAAGGTGCTACCAACTTACTGCTGCCGTGGAACGCTTCTTTAACAGTGTTATTGATAAACTCTAATAACAATTCAACAAAGCTTTGCAGACCACTTGGGGTATCTGTTGATGCTTTTTTAGCAGCACGGCCAAAAATAAACATCAATAGTAAGGCCAAACCTGCAGACCAACCTAATGAATCCACATGAAATGCCCAAAAACCCATGTCAGCGGCTTCTTGCCCGCCATGAGCTAAAGTCCAAGTCGCTTCAGTCAACTCCACAATCGAACCATCTGCTTGTACGCGCTCGTAACCTGCTGGTAACTCGCCGTATGTCAGATTGGTAAGGTGGTGTTTGATGTAACCAGTAGCATCAGTTGCCATCTTTCACTCTCATTTTAAGTTTAAAAAAGTGTTTAAAGCTTTGATAACAAATATCTAAATATTTGTTATCAAAGCTTCGCAATTCTTGCTGCCATCACATGGCTAAACTGCACCGTGATGAACGCCCCAAACAATGCCCAGGGATTCAAAGGATCTACTCGTGAAAAGATCACTGCAAAACTCATTGCGGTGAGAACAAATTTCCACGACTGCCCTTGATAAAACGATTGCACAACTTGATCAACAGATCGTGCACCGCTGTACTTAAATGCGCGCCAAATGAAATAACCACTTGGTACTGCACAGGTTAAACCCCCTAACAAGGCTGAATAACCGGCTTCAAAGCTATGAATCAACGCAAACAACGCGATGATTATACTTAAAGAAAACTGCATTATCGCTATGCGATAAACCGGAGGTCTAGCTATCGATGTCACGGAAGACCTCTCTTTCCCCTACTATTTTAGGCGCATGGATTATATGGATTCGCAGCCAATTCTTCAACCTAAAGCTGAAAATTGGCATGATTTAATTGTATTAAAGTGTCTATTTAATAATCGACACAAGGTCAATCTATTGAATATGCGCTAAAATTCCGTCCAACTCATCTAGATTACTGTAGTTAATAACCAGTTTACCTTTGCCTTTAGCTGAGTGTTGGATGGCAACATTAGCCCCTAAGCGTTCACCTAACGTACGTTCTAAACGCTGAATATCCGGATTAGGGCGGGCTTTTTCTTTCCCCTCCACTCCAGTATTGGCTTCTTCTTGCACATTACGTACATACGCTTCGGTTTGGCGTACTGTCATATCTTTCGCAACAACATGCCGTGCGGCTTCACTTTGCTTTAACGCTTGTAGACCTAATAGTGCCTTCGCATGGCCCATTTCGATATCACCACGCTCTAGCATAATTTTCACATCGTCATTGAGCTGCATTAAACGCAATAAATTGGCGACAGTGGCACGAGACTTACCTACCGCATCACCGACCTCTTGCTGAGTCAATTCAAACTCCTGCTGTAAACGGTATAGCGCTTGCGCTTCTTCCATTGAATTCAGGTTTTCGCGCTGGATGTTTTCAATCAAGGCCATCGCAATGGCCGCATCGTCTGGCACATCACGAATAATCACAGGAACCGTATCGAAACCCGCAAGCTGTGTTGCACGCCAGCGACGTTCACCCGCTATGATTTCATAACGCGCAGTTGTGTCAGAAGCACTACCGGAATCTTTAGTAGACTCTTTATTAGAGAGTGGACGAATAACGATTGGCTGCATTAAGCCTTGAGCTTTAATAGAAGCCGCAAGCTCTTCTAAAGCTTCTTGATGCATGTCTTTACGCGGTTGGTATTGGCCTGGCTGAATAAATTCAACCGGCATGTGCTTAATCCCCCCCACTTGCGAGTCAGCTTCAACCACACTGGGCTGAATGCTCACTTCCTGCACTTCAGTAGTACTGGCTGCATCCGTTGCAGATTTATTGTGCGCTAATGCATCACCTAATAATGCATCGAGGCCACGACCTAGGCCACGTTTCTTTGACATGCTGATTTCCAATTAGTCAGGAGCTAAAGCTAGCTCGCTACTTTTTTTGTAATAGTCTTAGCTGGCGTTATTTTTTTAGCCGCAGGATTTTTACTGTTCGTTCGACGATTAATCTCACCCGCTAAGGCAAGGTACGCTATCGCACCACGTGAATTTTTATCATAAGCCAAAGCAGGTAAACCATAACTAGGCGCTTCGGCTAATCGCACATTACGAGGGATCACTGTGCTATAAACTTTATCACCAAAATGCGTAATCAACTGCGTTGAAACATCTGTTGTTAAACTATTACGTGGATCATACATCGTGCGTAAGATGCCTTCGATCTTCAATTCTGGATTAAGATTCGACTTAATTTTTTCGATGGTCTGAATTAAAGCCGACAAACCTTCCAGTGCATAATACTCACATTGCATAGGGATCAATACACCCTGCGCTGCAACCATTGCATTGATTGTTAGCATGCTTAATGACGGTGGGCAGTCGATAATAATGTAATCGTAGTTAGCACTTACTTTCTCTAACGCCGAGCGCAATCTTGTCTCACGTTGAGGTAAATCCATTAGTTCAACTTCAGCCGCGGTTAAATTAGCATTCGTCGGCAATACATCAAAACCTGCACTTTCAGACGTAACGATCGCTTCACTGATTAAGCACTTACCGGTCAAAACTTCGTAGAGCGATTGTTCAAGTTCGTGCTTATCAATACCACTGCCCATAGTCGCATTGCCTTGCGGATCAAGATCAACCATAAGAACTTTTCGCTTAGTAGCGGCAAGTGAAGCAGATAAGTTGACTGCTGTGGTGGTTTTACCCACTCCGCCTTTTTGATTGGCAACGACTAAAATTTTGCTCATTTCGTTATCCTACAGCCCAGACAATAAGGGATTTTAAATTATTTTGGTTTAAAGGCTAAAAGGTGACGTTCGCCGTCAACTCCAGGAACGTTTAATTCGTGGCTTTCAATTAGCTCATATTTATCCGCTACCGCTGCAAATTCTTCCGTTGGATATATACCTTTCATCGCTAAGAATATGCCATTTTCCGCTAACAAATGCGTGCACCAATATGTCATATCGGTAATGGAAGCAAAAGCGCGAGATACGATCATATCGAAACCTTGCTCAGGTTGATAGGCTTCAACTCGTTCATTGATAATGGTGACGTTATCTAGCTTCAAGGCGAGTTTTGCTTGAAACAAAAAACGAGTTTTCTTGCCGTTACTGTCTAATAAAGTGAACTTCTTTTCAGGGTTCATGATTGCAAGCACGATACCCGGTAAGCCGGGACCTGTACCTACATCGATAATGTTATCCACCGCTTGGATATAAGAATGAACGATAAGGCTATCTAGAAGGTGCAGCGGAATCATTTGCTCAGGATCACGAATCGCTGACAAGTTATAGGCTTTATTCCATTTAATGAATAATTCTAGGTATTCCACCAATAGTTCAAGTTGCTGATCACTAAGAGTGACGCACATTTGGGTCGCGCCCGCTGAAATTGCTGAAGAATAATTAGCCATAATTTGCCGTGTTTGGATCTGTGTATTTAAAGAAAAGCATTCTAGCATAAAAGATGAAAAGCCTAAGATAAAAGCGCTTGTCCTGCCTGGGTAGAGTCACTTCGTTAGAATTAAGGATAAGCGCATAATTAGAAGCTTTGAGACATTTAACTTTCTGTGGATAAATCTGTGTGCTTATTATTTTTCCAATGCATTAAGTGCCTGGGCTATTCATCGCTATCAGGTTTAACCTAAAAAGCGAGTCTCAGCAGGTACGTCTTTGCTCACAACAACGTTTGCACCGATAAGAGCATTTTCACCAATCGTTACGCCCGGCAGAATCTTTGCTCCGCCACCAATCCAAGCCCCATCACCAATAGTCACGGGTTGAGCGTTACAGCCGCCTGCTCTTCGCGCTTGAGCATCACGTGGATGATCCACAGTATAGATATGAACACCCGGCCCCAGCATAACGTCATCACCTATAGTGATTGCAGCACTATCAAGCATCACACAGTTAAAGTTGGCGTAAAAATTACTGCCAAGAGATATCTGGCCACCATAATCACACTGAAAACCGGGTTCAATTACTGCTGTGGATAACTTGTTGAATAAACGACTGATGTGTTTGAAATTGCCTTTGCTCGGATGAGCGTTATATTTGCCACAGGCAAGGCGGGCTTTTTCACGTAATAGTCTCAATTCGATATCGAGACTATTAAAAGACTGGCCTGAGCGCATTTTCATGCGCTCAGTTATCAGCTGATCTTGTTCTAAATTTTGATCAGCCGCAGTGTGTATAACCATAGAGATTATGCACTCTTACGCGCAAGTTTTAGCTTTTTCATATGCACTAGAATCTGGCTAATTGCCGCAGGTGTTACCCCTTGAATACGAGAAGCGCTGCCTAACGTTTCTGGCTTCATGGTATCTAGCTTCTGAATCACTTCATTAGACAAACCACCAATCACCGTGTAATCAAAATTCTCTGGAAGAGGGGTTGCCTCATAGCGACGCATTTGATCAATTTCATCTTTCTGACGAGTAATATAACCATCGTACTTAGCTTGAATTTCTACCTGCTCGGCTACTCGAGGATCGGTGACCACTTCACCTTTAAGCCCAGCAATATCGGTATAACTTAAACCTGGTCGCTTCAATAAATCCTTCAAGCTGTATTCACGGCTTAATGGACTTTCGATCATCGCATTCACCGCATCGCCTTCTGGCGTATTCGGCTGTACCCAAGTACTTGATAAACGCTGATTCTCTTTTTCAATGGATTCTCTCTTTTCACAGAAAGCAGCCCAACGTTCATCACCAACAAGACCTATATTTCGGCCAATTTCGGTTAAACGTAAGTCAGCGTTATCTTCACGTAAAATCAAACGATATTCCGCACGACTTGTGAACATACGGTACGGTTCTTTGGTACCCATGGTGATCAAGTCATCAACTAATACGCCGATGTAAGCTTCATCACGACGAGGACTCCAAGCTTCTTTCTCAAACGCACGTAATGCGGCATTTGCTCCCGCTAACAAACCTTGGGCACCCGCTTCTTCATAGCCCGTAGTACCATTAATTTGACCAGCGAAGAACAAGTTAGGAACGAACTTCGTTTCTAAATTGTGCTTTAAATCTTGCGGATTAAAATAATCGTATTCAATCGCATAACCCGGGCGGGTGATGTGTGCTTTTTCAAAACCTACCATGCTGTGGATAAGATCTAGCTGTACATCAAACGGCAAGCTAGTTGAGATACCATTTGGGTACAACTCGTGAGTTCTTAGGCCTTCTGGTTCAACAAAAATCTGATGGCTGGTTTTATCAGCAAAACGCATCACCTTATCTTCGATCGATGGGCAATACCGTGGGCCAATGCCTTCGATGACACCGGCATACATTGGCGAGCGATCTAGGTTAGCGCGAATAATGTCGTGTGTACGCTCATTGGTATGCGTGATGTAGCAGTTTACTTGCTCAGGGTGTTCGTTCACGTTGCCCATAAAAGACATAACCGGCAACGGTAAATCACCTGGCTGAACCTGCATTACCGAGAAATCTACAGAACGTGCATCGATTCGTGCAGGTGTACCGGTTTTTAAACGGCCAACGTTGAACGGCATTTCACGCAAACGCTGAGCCAAGGCGATCGAAGGAGGGTCTCCCGCACGGCCACCTTTGTGGTTTTCCATACCAATATGAATAGTGCCACCTAAAAAAGTACCTGTAGTTAACACTACCGTAGTCGCATGAATACGCACATTGGTATTGGTGATAACACCGGCGGCTTTTTCGCCTTGCATAATGAGGTCGTCGCAAGACGCTTGGAATATATCAAGGTTATCTTGGTTTTCTACGATGTCGCGAATGGCACCCCGGTATAACTGACGGTCGGCTTGTGCACGGGTTGCACGAACGGCTGGGCCTTTACGCGCATTTAAAGTACGGAACTGAATTCCGCCTTTATCGGTTGCACGCGCCATTGCGCCGTCTAGGGCATCAATTTCTTTCACTAAATGGCTTTTACCAATCCCACCAATGGCAGGGTTGCAGGACATAACGCCAATCGTATCGGTATTGTGGGTAAGCAAGAGAGTTTTTGCCCCCATACGAGCAGACGCAAGCGCAGCCTCTGTTCCCGCATGACCACCACCAACAACAATTACATCATAACGAACCGGATAATCCACAAGTACAACCTCAAACGGGCTCAAACGAGCACAAAGCTGATTCCACTCTTATTGCAGCATATGTTGCAGGTGTGGAATCTTAAAAATGGCGCGCATTATACCTGATTTAAAGCCCAAAGGCAGTGGATAGAAAAACTATATGGTTAAAATTTGTTCAGTTATTTAATAAATTTATTCACACTGATATTTTCGCATGTGGTTAAACTTATCAAAGGTGTCGTATAAATATCTTAAAGCTATATATATCAAAGGATTAGAGAAGGTATAAATCTGTGTATAAATGTGGATAAAATTTAAAAACTAAACTTATACAGTACTTTATTAAGGGGTAATACCGACTAACCTTCAGAGTTGTTACAGCTAACCCACAGAGTTATACATATAATGTAAAGAATATTTCAAGTTATCCACTTATCATTACATGCAAAGTCTCTGTTTCTTCTTTTTATTTGGAGTTTATTCTTCTGTTGTGGTTTCTTCAGGCGTTTCCACGATTCCAGCAGTCGCGGGAGGCATAAAGGTCATAAATAATAGTGAACTGCTCATCTTGCTGTAAAACTCCAATTCACCGTCAGTATTTATAGCTGCAAAACCCGTAGCGCTACCATTGAAATCATC
Protein-coding sequences here:
- the atpA2 gene encoding ATP synthase F1, alpha subunit yields the protein MQQLNPSEISEIIKKRIDNLDVTSQAQNEGTVVSVFDGIVRIHGLADVMYGEMIEFEGGIYGLALNLERDSVGAVVLGDYKSIAEGQTAKCTGRILEVPVGEALLGRVVDALGTPIDGKGPIEAKRTAPVERVAPGVISRQGVDQPLETGYKSVDSMVPVGRGQRELIIGDRQTGKSAMAIDAIINQKGTGVKCVYVAIGQKQSSIANVVRKLEEHGAMEHTIIVAAGASDPASMLYLAPYSGCAMGEYFLDQGEDALIVYDDLTKQAWAYRQISLLLKRPPGREAYPGDVFYLHSRLLERACRVNPTYVERISGVEGKTGSLTALPIIETQGGDVSAFVPTNVISITDGQIFLETSLFNSGIRPAMNAGVSVSRVGGAAQTKIIKKLGGGIRLALAQYRELAAFAQFASDLDDATRAQLEFGQRVTELMKQKQYAPMSTGEMGLSIFAATEGFLDDVEVNKIGDFEAALISYANSEFADLMAQINVKGDYSKDIAASLKELVEKFKSTQAW
- the atpH gene encoding ATP synthase F1, delta subunit yields the protein MAELTTLARPYAKAAFAEAVEQNALVQWSDMLSTATQFAADDSVAKILVHPSLTAKQQATALTDLCGDKLNQAGKNFLMILGENKRLTLLPEIVEAFEELKAAQEHAIDVTVTSAFELTDAQQETLSLALKNKLQCDVRLTGEVDLSLVGGAIIRAGDLVIDGSVRGKLAKLAEAMDT
- the atpF2 gene encoding ATP synthase B chain, producing MNINATLIGQIITFAIFVAFCMKFVWPHLIGAMAAREKKIADGLDAANRATRDLELAQQKAGDQLRESKEKAAEIIEQANKRANQIIDEAKDAAREEGSRLQAAAQAEIEQDVNRAKEGLRKQVSALAVAGASKILAKSVDEAAHSELLDQLANEL
- the atpE2 gene encoding membrane-bound ATP synthase, F0 sector, subunit c; the encoded protein is MDAGLVYIAAALMIGFGALGTAIGFGLLGGRLLEGTARQPELGPMLQGKMFLIAGLLDAVPMIGVGLGLFLMFTKA
- the atpB2 gene encoding ATP synthase A chain, with product MATDATGYIKHHLTNLTYGELPAGYERVQADGSIVELTEATWTLAHGGQEAADMGFWAFHVDSLGWSAGLALLLMFIFGRAAKKASTDTPSGLQSFVELLLEFINNTVKEAFHGSSKLVAPLALTIFAWVFMMNAMDLIPVDVLPTIFGAFGVHFMKVVPSTDVNITLGMSITVFVLMIFYSIKIKGITGFVGELTLHPFNSKNMFIQALFIPVNFFLESVALLAKPISLALRLFGNMYAGEMIFILIALMFSGGIALALLGGVLQWAWAVFHILVITLQAFIFMMLTIVYLSMAHEDH
- the atpI gene encoding ATP synthase F0, I subunit is translated as MQFSLSIIIALFALIHSFEAGYSALLGGLTCAVPSGYFIWRAFKYSGARSVDQVVQSFYQGQSWKFVLTAMSFAVIFSRVDPLNPWALFGAFITVQFSHVMAARIAKL
- the parB gene encoding chromosome-partitioning protein; amino-acid sequence: MSKKRGLGRGLDALLGDALAHNKSATDAASTTEVQEVSIQPSVVEADSQVGGIKHMPVEFIQPGQYQPRKDMHQEALEELAASIKAQGLMQPIVIRPLSNKESTKDSGSASDTTARYEIIAGERRWRATQLAGFDTVPVIIRDVPDDAAIAMALIENIQRENLNSMEEAQALYRLQQEFELTQQEVGDAVGKSRATVANLLRLMQLNDDVKIMLERGDIEMGHAKALLGLQALKQSEAARHVVAKDMTVRQTEAYVRNVQEEANTGVEGKEKARPNPDIQRLERTLGERLGANVAIQHSAKGKGKLVINYSNLDELDGILAHIQ
- the parA gene encoding Chromosome partitioning ATPase — translated: MSKILVVANQKGGVGKTTTAVNLSASLAATKRKVLMVDLDPQGNATMGSGIDKHELEQSLYEVLTGKCLISEAIVTSESAGFDVLPTNANLTAAEVELMDLPQRETRLRSALEKVSANYDYIIIDCPPSLSMLTINAMVAAQGVLIPMQCEYYALEGLSALIQTIEKIKSNLNPELKIEGILRTMYDPRNSLTTDVSTQLITHFGDKVYSTVIPRNVRLAEAPSYGLPALAYDKNSRGAIAYLALAGEINRRTNSKNPAAKKITPAKTITKKVAS
- the gidB gene encoding Putative methyltransferase (Glucose-inhibited division protein B), which gives rise to MANYSSAISAGATQMCVTLSDQQLELLVEYLELFIKWNKAYNLSAIRDPEQMIPLHLLDSLIVHSYIQAVDNIIDVGTGPGLPGIVLAIMNPEKKFTLLDSNGKKTRFLFQAKLALKLDNVTIINERVEAYQPEQGFDMIVSRAFASITDMTYWCTHLLAENGIFLAMKGIYPTEEFAAVADKYELIESHELNVPGVDGERHLLAFKPK
- the ylaD gene encoding Maltose O-acetyltransferase, with amino-acid sequence MVIHTAADQNLEQDQLITERMKMRSGQSFNSLDIELRLLREKARLACGKYNAHPSKGNFKHISRLFNKLSTAVIEPGFQCDYGGQISLGSNFYANFNCVMLDSAAITIGDDVMLGPGVHIYTVDHPRDAQARRAGGCNAQPVTIGDGAWIGGGAKILPGVTIGENALIGANVVVSKDVPAETRFLG
- the gidA gene encoding Glucose-inhibited division protein A, putative produces the protein MDYPVRYDVIVVGGGHAGTEAALASARMGAKTLLLTHNTDTIGVMSCNPAIGGIGKSHLVKEIDALDGAMARATDKGGIQFRTLNARKGPAVRATRAQADRQLYRGAIRDIVENQDNLDIFQASCDDLIMQGEKAAGVITNTNVRIHATTVVLTTGTFLGGTIHIGMENHKGGRAGDPPSIALAQRLREMPFNVGRLKTGTPARIDARSVDFSVMQVQPGDLPLPVMSFMGNVNEHPEQVNCYITHTNERTHDIIRANLDRSPMYAGVIEGIGPRYCPSIEDKVMRFADKTSHQIFVEPEGLRTHELYPNGISTSLPFDVQLDLIHSMVGFEKAHITRPGYAIEYDYFNPQDLKHNLETKFVPNLFFAGQINGTTGYEEAGAQGLLAGANAALRAFEKEAWSPRRDEAYIGVLVDDLITMGTKEPYRMFTSRAEYRLILREDNADLRLTEIGRNIGLVGDERWAAFCEKRESIEKENQRLSSTWVQPNTPEGDAVNAMIESPLSREYSLKDLLKRPGLSYTDIAGLKGEVVTDPRVAEQVEIQAKYDGYITRQKDEIDQMRRYEATPLPENFDYTVIGGLSNEVIQKLDTMKPETLGSASRIQGVTPAAISQILVHMKKLKLARKSA